A stretch of Flexivirga aerilata DNA encodes these proteins:
- the rplA gene encoding 50S ribosomal protein L1, whose amino-acid sequence MKHSKNYRAAAEQIDRDKVYAPLQAVRLAKSGAKTKYDSTVEVAFRLGVDPRKADQMVRGTVNLPHGTGKTARVLVFANGDKAAAAEAAGADFVGSDDMIDKVAGGWTDFDAVVATPDLMGKVGRLGKVLGPRGLMPNPKTGTVTMDVAKAVSDIKGGKIEFRVDKHSNLHFIIGKASFDEKALVENYAAALEEILRLKPAAAKGRYISKATMSTTMGPGIPLDASVTRNLLSEDAAATQEA is encoded by the coding sequence ATGAAGCACAGCAAGAACTACCGGGCTGCGGCCGAGCAGATCGACCGCGACAAGGTGTACGCCCCGCTGCAGGCGGTGCGCCTCGCCAAGTCCGGTGCCAAGACCAAGTACGACTCGACCGTCGAGGTGGCGTTCCGTCTCGGTGTCGACCCGCGCAAGGCCGACCAGATGGTGCGCGGCACCGTCAACCTGCCGCACGGCACCGGTAAGACCGCCCGCGTGCTGGTCTTCGCCAACGGTGACAAGGCTGCTGCGGCGGAGGCTGCCGGCGCCGACTTCGTCGGCTCGGACGACATGATCGACAAGGTTGCCGGTGGCTGGACCGACTTCGACGCGGTCGTTGCCACCCCGGACCTGATGGGCAAGGTCGGTCGCCTCGGTAAGGTGCTCGGCCCGCGTGGTCTGATGCCGAACCCGAAGACGGGCACGGTGACGATGGATGTCGCCAAGGCCGTCTCGGACATCAAGGGCGGCAAGATCGAGTTCCGCGTGGACAAGCACTCCAACCTGCACTTCATCATCGGCAAGGCGTCGTTCGACGAGAAGGCGCTGGTGGAGAACTACGCGGCAGCGCTCGAGGAGATCCTGCGTCTGAAGCCGGCCGCCGCCAAGGGTCGTTACATCTCCAAGGCGACGATGTCGACCACGATGGGCCCGGGCATCCCGCTCGACGCCTCGGTGACGCGCAACCTGCTGTCCGAGGACGCGGCTGCGACTCAGGAAGCCTGA
- a CDS encoding GNAT family N-acetyltransferase, with amino-acid sequence MSISVRQLTAADREADLGLSIEAFGERPIGTPAPAEPAPYPPKGCVSFGAWQDDSLVAKVRCRDYESHLPDGRTIPTLGIAGVTVRAEERGIGLLSTLFDSAFARAREVGQPISTLYPTAPGIYRRFGYELVGALTTLEFTSSQLANLRPPEGISLRRATPADLDTLRALYTSWASDLLGPLTRGGPSEPIFAESMFDDVTAVTIAEDATGPVGCAWWKRGVSADPAVAVVEVFDLLAASPDAARALWRMLASFSSVAGRVRVETSLPDPVMSVLPGETGKVVDEHRYMLAILDVAAAFEARATSGALSATLPFQVSGGYANGVDGSYQLGVSDGQIACSRIESGDGPTFTARGLAALYGGALRCAQLRRAGLLSGPSNDDAAWDALCCTPTHIRDYF; translated from the coding sequence ATGTCGATCAGCGTCCGCCAGCTCACCGCCGCCGACCGGGAGGCCGACCTCGGGCTGTCGATCGAGGCGTTCGGCGAGCGTCCGATCGGCACCCCTGCCCCGGCGGAGCCTGCGCCATACCCTCCGAAGGGGTGTGTGAGTTTCGGTGCCTGGCAAGATGATTCGCTGGTCGCGAAGGTGCGCTGTCGCGACTACGAGTCGCACCTGCCGGACGGGCGGACCATCCCGACACTCGGCATCGCGGGTGTCACCGTGCGTGCCGAAGAGCGCGGAATCGGCCTGCTGTCAACACTTTTCGACTCGGCATTCGCACGGGCGCGGGAGGTCGGCCAGCCCATCTCGACGCTCTATCCGACCGCACCCGGCATCTATCGCCGGTTCGGCTATGAGCTCGTCGGCGCGTTGACCACGCTGGAGTTCACGAGTAGTCAACTGGCCAATCTTCGGCCACCAGAAGGCATTTCACTCCGCCGGGCCACGCCTGCGGATCTCGATACACTCCGCGCGCTCTACACATCCTGGGCATCGGATCTGCTCGGCCCGCTCACCCGCGGCGGACCGTCCGAGCCGATCTTCGCCGAGAGCATGTTCGACGACGTCACGGCGGTGACGATCGCCGAGGACGCCACTGGTCCGGTCGGCTGCGCCTGGTGGAAGCGCGGTGTCAGCGCCGACCCGGCAGTGGCCGTCGTCGAGGTGTTCGACCTGCTCGCCGCCTCCCCGGACGCGGCTCGTGCCCTGTGGCGAATGCTCGCCAGCTTCTCGTCCGTCGCGGGGCGGGTGCGCGTCGAGACGTCATTGCCCGATCCGGTGATGAGTGTGCTCCCGGGTGAGACGGGCAAGGTGGTCGACGAACACCGTTACATGCTGGCGATTCTCGACGTTGCGGCGGCGTTCGAGGCGCGCGCGACCAGCGGCGCCCTGAGCGCGACCCTGCCGTTCCAGGTCAGCGGCGGATATGCCAACGGCGTCGACGGCAGCTATCAGCTCGGAGTCAGCGACGGCCAAATCGCCTGCAGCAGAATAGAGTCCGGCGACGGTCCGACGTTCACCGCCCGCGGTCTCGCGGCGCTGTATGGCGGCGCGCTCCGCTGCGCTCAGCTGCGCCGGGCCGGCCTGCTGTCGGGCCCGAGCAACGACGACGCCGCCTGGGATGCGCTCTGCTGCACGCCGACACACATCCGCGACTACTTCTGA
- a CDS encoding NmrA family NAD(P)-binding protein, giving the protein MDEQMITVSGATGNVGSEVVRILRAQGVSVAGLSRQAHAGEPDMAWRVLEPADTGSAREALEGADKLALITSAGEDMFERERALVQAAADAGVSHVVKLSGLGAGPDAPIKLPQQHFKTEELIKSLGLVYTFVRPNLFMQTLLASAQTVRDSGTLYAPAGDGAISFTDVRDVAAVIAAALTQTGHDNEIYEITGPDAFTFAQVAALFSQELGKDVTFVDVAPDDAREGMLSSGLSPWLADAFVELYGIYRAGYGAAVLPGPIEKVTGRPAASLTTFLRQFAGQF; this is encoded by the coding sequence GTGGATGAACAGATGATTACAGTAAGTGGGGCAACAGGAAACGTCGGTTCCGAGGTCGTTCGGATTCTCCGCGCGCAGGGCGTTTCGGTCGCTGGTCTGAGCCGGCAGGCGCATGCCGGCGAGCCGGACATGGCCTGGCGCGTTCTGGAGCCGGCTGACACCGGATCTGCTCGAGAGGCGTTGGAGGGCGCCGACAAATTGGCGCTGATCACCTCGGCCGGCGAGGACATGTTCGAGCGCGAAAGGGCCCTTGTGCAGGCAGCGGCGGACGCCGGAGTGAGCCACGTGGTGAAACTTTCCGGCCTGGGCGCCGGACCTGACGCGCCGATCAAGTTGCCGCAGCAGCATTTCAAGACCGAAGAGTTGATCAAGAGCCTGGGCCTGGTCTATACGTTCGTGCGGCCGAACCTGTTCATGCAAACGCTCCTGGCGTCGGCGCAGACCGTACGTGACAGCGGCACTCTGTACGCGCCTGCCGGCGACGGGGCGATCAGCTTCACCGATGTCAGGGACGTGGCCGCCGTGATCGCCGCCGCTCTCACTCAGACTGGACACGACAACGAGATCTACGAAATCACCGGTCCCGACGCGTTCACCTTCGCCCAGGTTGCCGCACTATTCAGCCAGGAGTTGGGCAAGGATGTCACGTTCGTCGACGTCGCACCCGACGATGCGCGAGAGGGGATGCTCAGCAGCGGGCTAAGTCCGTGGCTGGCAGACGCATTCGTCGAACTCTACGGGATCTACCGCGCCGGTTACGGGGCAGCGGTCTTGCCCGGACCCATCGAAAAGGTCACCGGACGGCCGGCAGCCAGCCTGACCACGTTCCTGCGCCAATTCGCTGGACAGTTCTAA
- the rplK gene encoding 50S ribosomal protein L11: MPPKKKVAGFIKLQIQAGQATPAPPVGPALGQHGVNIMEFVKAYNDATADKRGNVIPVEITVYEDRSFTFITKTPPAAELIKKAAGVAKGSGEPHKTKVGKLTKDQVREIAEMKMQDLNAGDIDNAARIIAGTARSMGIDAEA, translated from the coding sequence ATGCCTCCCAAGAAGAAGGTCGCCGGCTTCATCAAGCTGCAGATCCAGGCCGGTCAGGCAACCCCTGCCCCGCCGGTTGGCCCCGCGCTCGGTCAGCACGGCGTCAACATCATGGAGTTCGTCAAGGCGTACAACGACGCCACGGCGGACAAGCGCGGCAATGTCATCCCGGTCGAGATCACGGTCTACGAAGACCGGTCCTTCACCTTCATTACCAAGACCCCGCCGGCCGCTGAGCTGATCAAGAAGGCAGCGGGCGTCGCCAAGGGCTCGGGCGAGCCGCACAAGACCAAGGTCGGCAAGCTGACCAAGGACCAGGTGCGCGAGATCGCCGAGATGAAGATGCAGGACCTCAACGCCGGCGACATCGACAACGCCGCGCGCATCATCGCCGGGACCGCCCGGTCGATGGGCATCGACGCGGAGGCCTGA
- a CDS encoding MFS transporter, with protein MLVLCVLLPRWAGRIIGRRGPWPPLLWGMAVLAAASLLLAPIGSTSAYLTCVPGLLAMGVGIALAVPAVSGAAVTDVPPALTASASATLSAARQTGGVLGVAVLGSVVATDIESRIASAFCLIAAVITAVLIPAVVLDRNSSPNV; from the coding sequence ATGCTCGTCCTGTGCGTGCTGCTACCGCGGTGGGCAGGCAGGATCATCGGTCGTCGCGGACCATGGCCGCCTCTCCTATGGGGGATGGCAGTCCTAGCGGCCGCGTCGTTGCTACTCGCCCCGATAGGGTCGACCTCGGCATACCTGACCTGCGTCCCGGGCCTGTTGGCAATGGGGGTCGGCATCGCCCTAGCCGTCCCGGCAGTATCCGGCGCCGCGGTCACCGACGTTCCCCCCGCACTCACTGCCTCGGCGTCCGCAACATTGTCCGCCGCACGCCAAACTGGTGGAGTCCTCGGCGTCGCAGTCCTGGGAAGCGTGGTTGCCACCGACATCGAGTCCCGGATCGCAAGCGCCTTCTGTCTCATCGCCGCGGTCATCACAGCCGTCCTCATCCCAGCCGTCGTCCTGGACAGAAACAGCTCTCCAAACGTGTAG
- a CDS encoding winged helix-turn-helix transcriptional regulator: MRRLATEKIEEFNAYFESCPSRKLLERISNKWAVLIMSRLSERSMRYSELSKDIAGISEKMLTQTLRALERDGFVVRTVTPSVPPRTDYDLTESGRSLSVVITQLKSWAETHIDVIEIAQREYDRSQSNA; this comes from the coding sequence ATGAGACGCCTTGCAACCGAGAAGATCGAAGAGTTCAACGCATATTTCGAAAGCTGCCCGAGTCGGAAACTTCTCGAGCGCATCTCCAATAAATGGGCGGTGCTGATCATGAGCCGCCTATCCGAGAGATCGATGCGGTACTCAGAACTCTCCAAGGACATCGCGGGAATCAGTGAGAAAATGCTCACACAGACTCTGCGCGCCTTGGAGCGAGACGGGTTCGTTGTGCGGACCGTCACACCTTCGGTTCCACCTCGCACTGACTACGACCTGACGGAATCCGGAAGGTCCTTGAGCGTCGTAATCACTCAGTTGAAAAGTTGGGCGGAAACCCACATCGATGTGATCGAAATCGCACAACGGGAATACGATCGGTCTCAATCGAACGCGTGA